The nucleotide sequence AAAATTATATGTCTAATTTACTATTTTATACTACCGACACCTCAAATATTGTCCATAAAAATGATGTTGCCTTCTTAGAAAGAATTACTTTGATTGGGTTATACTTTTGTTTCTACAATATGTTTGAGACTGAAAAATCTAGAGCGGGAAGTATTTGATAACAATCGTCTATGAAAATCTCATGAACAACTTAGAGAACTAAATATGTGGAACTTAGATGTAACTAAAAGTCTCATAAATATGTGTCCAAAAGTGAAAGATCTTGAATTATCTCTTTCTGAAATCTTCTGCTTATCTTTCCTCTGCTTTAATGACTTGTCCTACTACTTCAGGGATGAGCATGGGCTGTTTTATGCACTGGATCTTGGTGGGACCAACTTTCGTGTTCTACGGGTTCAGCTTGGAGGAAAGGAGAAACGTGCTGTCCAACAATATGAAGAGGTTCCCATTCCACCTCATCTGATGGTTGGGACTTCCACCGTAAGTGCATTTGATTGCTCTGCCAAGTCCCTTGTATTAGATTTCTTATTTATTTTTACATGGTTTACTTACTTACAAAAGTACAAATACAGGAACTATTTGATTTCATTGCGGCTGAGCTGGAAAGATTTGTTGAGACTGAAGGAGACGATTTCCACTTGCCTGAGGGCAGACATAGGGAACTGGGTTTCACCTTTTCTTTCCCAGTACACCAAACATCGATATCGTCAGGCACCCTCGTTAAGTGGACAAAGGGATTTTGCATCAATGGCACGGTAAAAATCAAATGATCACAGTACATACTTGGCTGACAGAATGATAATCGAATAAATCTTACTGTTATCTTTGACGACCAAGGCTTGCTCAAAGCGAAATTTCTTATCAAACACATGATTTTCACTATGAAATTCCCTGTTCATCTTAATATGGTAATTAAACTTCTCACATTTTATTCCTCTGAACCTACTTATTAATTGGATAGAAATTATCTTATAGCACTAGGGCTCTCCTTGCTTTTGACTTTTGGGTACTCTCCCTGACAAGTGTTCATCGACCACCTTGCACTGTTCTTCAGAATATGAGAAGTGTCTTTTATCCAATATTAGCATATACTATATTTGCTTTGATTTTGAACATGTGTAGTCCAAAACATAGAGCATGTTTAGAAAGATTACTTTTGATGTGATAGATATGCTTGTCAGTACTCATCGTATTTCTTTCTACTGTCAAATATCCTGTAACCAGTGTGTAACTAGCCATAGATCTCTCACAAAGCATAATTGTGCACAATTTACATTGTCTAGCTAGTTGTGCTTTTACATTGAAAAGTAATCTTTCTAAACATGCTCCATATGGGAGATGCCTATAAAACTGCAGTATACTAAATTACTCTAGCCAAAAGTGGAGTTATATTTCTTATACAACTGCAGTATACTAAATTACTAATAGGACTAACAACCATACCATTCATGTGCATTTTTATTATATATGGAGTCTACACAAACCACGATAAGTTGCGATCTTTGCCTTCCCTGCTGTTTCATGGCAACTTATTTCCTGCTGGAGCATACATGGTGTTACTTTAAGCATCGTTTTAGCTATATATCCACTTGAATTGCCATCACTGTTGTGCTTTTAGGTACTAAAATGTATTCATGTATCTGTGAAACCAGAGTTGTATTTGATATATGACTATAGTAGTCCTTATTTTTATCTGTATAACTACACCTTTTATAATCTGGCCTCACCGAATTAGCAGTAGGAACCATTCTCTTCTTTCCTTTTTATCCGATTAATTTGGAGATTTATATCCTCTTGGTGAACCTAGAGGCGGCTTTTAACCTTGTTTTTGTAATATAACTAGCCAAATTGCTCGCATAACTGCATAGCTAGTACTAAAAAGACGTACATTGATGCTCAAAATAGTGGTTTCTGTATGCAATTGAATGCTTATCACTGGAGAATTCGTGTTTTTCTTGTATAGTTGTAGCACTTCTCAACTATTTCTGATTTATCTGTATCGTTATAATCTCAACCCACTTAAATAAGTGGTATTgatctttctctttcttctctcatTAGTGTGGGAAGTTCTAGCATCTTAGGATGGACATCGAGGCTTCTTTTAACCTTGTGTTTAGTAAGATACTAGTAATAGATAATGGATGGTTGCAGTGGTGTTATTTATGATTGATTTCTGTGAGCTCAGGTTGGGAAAGATGTGGTGGCTGAACTGAGCAGTGCTATGGAGAGGCAGGGGCTTGATATGAAAGTTACAGCTTTGGTTCGTAAGCTCATTTGCTCCTTCAATTATGTATCATCTTAAACATTTCATTGACTGGCTTTTAGCTGTTGCCATTTCCTATGCATTCTGATGACGGCCTTAATCTTTTAGGTTATCTATCTATGTTGATGGAACGATCTGACAACATTTTTGTGCAGGTTAATGATACTGTAGGCACATTGGCTGGCGGGATCTATGCTGATAATGATGTCGTTGCTGCTGTAATATTGGGCACTGGGACAAATGCAGCGTATGTTGAGCATGTAGATGCAATTCCAAAATGGAAGGGACCACTACCTAGATCAGGAAACATGGTTAGTGTCTGACTTCCTTTGTGTGCTTGGAATACTGAAGGTCTTTTGCACCTTGTccagtcatatatatatatatatatatatatatatatatatatatatatatatatatccactgcAACTTTTGTGTTGTATGATATTCACTTCAGTTGATAATTCAACAATTCGATTTTGATCTTTGGTATGCTGCAGGTAATCAACATGGAATGGGGAAACTTTAAGTCAGACAAGCTTCCCCGTTCTGACTACGATATTGCCTTGgattttgaaagtttgaaccccgGCGAGCAGGTATGGTTTGTCTATTCTGGTTATTCCTGGCTATGTGTGGGTGTGTCATCTTGTCTAGCTCTTTGCCTCAGATGTATGAGAAGATGATTTCGGGCATGTATCTTGGAGAGGTTGTGCGAAGGATCTTGCTTAGGCTGGCTCATGATGCTTCCTTATTTGGTGATGTTGTTCCATCAAAATTGGAGAAACTATTTGTACTGAGGTGCGCTTCCATGTCCCACCCATTGAATCTTTAGCTTTATTAATAGTAAACTATAAGAATATAATTAGATATAATCTAGATTGCGTGAC is from Triticum aestivum cultivar Chinese Spring chromosome 3A, IWGSC CS RefSeq v2.1, whole genome shotgun sequence and encodes:
- the LOC123061949 gene encoding hexokinase-6 translates to MAKGAVVGTTAVVCAAAAAAAAVGVAVVVSRRRRRTRDAEAGRRKKVADVIEELEQTLATPTPLLRGIADAMVEEMERGLRADPHAPLKMLISYVDNLPTGDEHGLFYALDLGGTNFRVLRVQLGGKEKRAVQQYEEVPIPPHLMVGTSTELFDFIAAELERFVETEGDDFHLPEGRHRELGFTFSFPVHQTSISSGTLVKWTKGFCINGTVGKDVVAELSSAMERQGLDMKVTALVNDTVGTLAGGIYADNDVVAAVILGTGTNAAYVEHVDAIPKWKGPLPRSGNMVINMEWGNFKSDKLPRSDYDIALDFESLNPGEQMYEKMISGMYLGEVVRRILLRLAHDASLFGDVVPSKLEKLFVLRTPDMSTMHHDTSHDLKHLGAKLKDILGVADTSLEARYITLHVCDKVAERGARLAAAGIYGILKKLGRDRAPSDGSPKQRTVVAIDGGLYEHYKKFSSRVEATLAELLGEAAASSVVVKMANDGSGIGAALLAASHSQYNVVE